The Triticum aestivum cultivar Chinese Spring chromosome 7B, IWGSC CS RefSeq v2.1, whole genome shotgun sequence genome window below encodes:
- the LOC123161056 gene encoding uncharacterized protein, with product MALAPTSLQSFLTGRPLCTAPQLTRSSIRPASARLSCRASDQKDAPPSWAGNLELKNLGKLAMVAMAAGVLVLAPVDDAMAGKSGGRIGGKAFRSAAPRSSGPRINNSRTNIYVNPGVAPPLVGGYGYGGYGGYGLSPFGFYGGPSVALGVGGGFDTLVLFIVGGAVVGAVRRFLNRRDNDDYDD from the exons ATGGCGTTAGCCCCCACATCTCTCCAGAGCTTCCTCACAGGGAGGCCCCTATGCACGGCCCCGCAGCTCACGAGGTCGTCAATTAGGCCGGCATCGGCGAGGCTTTCTTGCAGGGCCTCCGACCAGAAGGACGCGCCTCCGTCGTGGGCCGGAAACCTCGAGCTGAAAAATCTCGGGAAGCTGGCGATggtcgccatggccgccggcgTGCTCGTACTCGCGCCCGTCGACGACGCCATGGCGGGCAAGTCCGGCGGCAGGATCGGTGGGAAGGCGTTTCGGTCCGCGGCACCGCGCTCGTCCGGTCCAAGGATAAACAACTCAAG GACGAACATCTACGTCAATCCCGGCGTGGCGCCACCGCTGGTCGGCGGCTACGGCTACGGTGGCTATGGCGGGTACGGCTTGTCGCCGTTCGGCTTCTACGGTGGCCCGAGCGTCGCCCTCGGGGTCGGTGGCGGCTTCGACACGCTCGTCCTGTTCATTGTGGGCGGGGCGGTCGTGGGCGCCGTCCGGCGGTTCCTCAACCGCAGGGATAACGATGATTACGACGACTAA